The following are encoded in a window of Telmatobacter sp. DSM 110680 genomic DNA:
- a CDS encoding Gfo/Idh/MocA family oxidoreductase codes for MVDKLNRREFISATAVAGAAMLLEACKSDTAEQTAAVKKSSLNTINVALIGYGEEGKILLESLLNIEGVRLVALCDIWDYHRGEGQRYLQKLGNEVRVYENYEDLLAKEKDLQAVFIATPDFWHAPMTNTCLKAGLHVYCEKMMSNTIEGARSMVKTMRETGKLLQIGHQRRSNPRYVFTLNRLLHDAQFCGRLTAVQGQWNRAVKEDFGWPKKFEMPTSMLAKYGYKDMHQFRNWRWYKGLGGGPLSDLGAHQIDIFNWWLGMTPKSVVASGGLDYFKNHDWYDNAMVIYEYPLDQGVARAFYQVQTTTSAGGGYFESFMGDDGTIKMSEDPSLCAIYREARANAVSWDDLVQKGYVAAKPAAAVDATKVDVRETAQLAEYEIPVFFNKPPHQPHLENFFNAIRGTAKLNCPADEAFTSEYVIHRANDAVAAEKKLLITNEEVKA; via the coding sequence ATGGTAGACAAGTTGAATCGTCGTGAGTTCATCAGCGCTACGGCAGTAGCGGGCGCCGCCATGCTGTTAGAGGCCTGCAAGTCCGACACCGCCGAACAGACGGCAGCCGTAAAGAAGTCTTCGCTGAATACCATCAATGTCGCGCTGATTGGTTATGGCGAAGAAGGAAAGATTCTTCTCGAGTCGCTACTGAATATTGAAGGCGTCCGGCTTGTCGCTCTCTGCGACATCTGGGACTACCACCGCGGCGAGGGGCAACGCTACCTGCAGAAGCTCGGAAACGAAGTCCGCGTCTACGAAAACTATGAAGACCTGCTCGCCAAGGAAAAAGATCTGCAGGCGGTTTTCATCGCGACTCCCGATTTCTGGCATGCGCCGATGACGAACACCTGCCTCAAAGCAGGTCTGCATGTGTACTGCGAAAAGATGATGAGCAACACCATTGAAGGTGCGCGCTCGATGGTCAAGACCATGCGCGAGACTGGAAAGCTGTTGCAGATCGGTCACCAGCGACGCAGTAATCCACGATACGTCTTCACCTTGAATCGGCTGCTTCACGATGCCCAATTCTGCGGCCGCCTCACCGCTGTGCAGGGACAATGGAATCGGGCAGTCAAAGAGGATTTTGGCTGGCCAAAGAAATTCGAGATGCCGACGAGCATGCTTGCTAAGTATGGCTACAAGGACATGCACCAGTTCCGTAATTGGCGCTGGTACAAAGGTCTCGGTGGCGGTCCCTTGTCTGACCTCGGCGCGCACCAGATTGACATTTTCAACTGGTGGCTGGGCATGACGCCCAAGTCCGTGGTCGCCAGCGGTGGTTTGGATTATTTCAAGAATCACGACTGGTATGACAACGCGATGGTCATTTACGAGTATCCGTTGGATCAGGGTGTTGCGCGCGCGTTCTACCAGGTGCAGACGACCACCAGCGCCGGGGGCGGTTATTTTGAGTCGTTCATGGGCGATGACGGCACCATCAAGATGTCGGAAGATCCGTCGCTCTGCGCCATCTATCGTGAAGCGCGCGCAAATGCGGTTTCATGGGACGACCTCGTACAGAAGGGATACGTAGCCGCAAAACCGGCTGCTGCGGTAGACGCAACAAAAGTGGACGTACGCGAGACCGCACAATTGGCGGAATACGAGATTCCTGTGTTTTTCAATAAACCTCCGCATCAGCCACACCTGGAAAACTTCTTCAACGCAATTCGGGGAACTGCGAAGTTGAATTGTCCCGCCGACGAAGCTTTCACAAGCGAATATGTCATTCACAGAGCAAACGACGCGGTGGCTGCCGAGAAAAAACTCCTGATCACCAACGAAGAAGTGAAGGCCTGA
- a CDS encoding flippase activity-associated protein Agl23: MITSRLKSGASLPEFTRSATPSIGSLALRLPWTRWPAFIIVALIGLAVRLPHLGARPMHTDEAINGYIVGQLLQGEAFTYDPQDRHGPALAALALPLARMQGAKSFSDLTESELRTTSVAAGTITILLFGAAAEMFGVVPCLLAALLFAVAPLPVYYDRYFIHESLFCAATFALILSSWRSFNRRSVGYAALAGACVALMVACKETAILHLFALTVAALVSNVWDLRGKSFTKSFRLGPLLAGVSTFLALIVILFTWFGRNWKSFFALERVAPNVFARSTGQGHEHPFWYFGKLLVSGWSGGVLVGLACFGLFIAFRKRDASAYQFLAYYGLIVAAIYSLIPYKTPWLALNLWLPLALLAAMSVESIWSMAETRFGHRAAVLSFGIPAMLLGLLIVHDTRQRVFLAPVEESNPYAYAHTSDDILSLPSEIADAARREGINTPRIAVIASDPWPLPWYLRQFQQVGFWQPGQQVPAADFYITSTEAADQYAGTLRGFRPDFFGSRPGVLILLWLPEGK; encoded by the coding sequence ATGATTACATCGAGGTTGAAGTCTGGGGCAAGCCTGCCTGAGTTCACTCGTTCCGCCACGCCTTCAATAGGGTCGTTGGCTCTTCGTCTGCCTTGGACCCGATGGCCCGCGTTCATTATTGTCGCTCTCATCGGATTGGCGGTTCGCCTTCCGCACTTGGGCGCGCGGCCCATGCACACAGACGAAGCCATCAACGGCTACATTGTCGGACAACTCCTTCAAGGAGAAGCGTTCACCTACGATCCGCAGGACCGCCATGGTCCTGCGCTGGCGGCCCTTGCTCTGCCGCTGGCCAGGATGCAGGGAGCAAAATCCTTCTCCGATTTGACCGAATCGGAGTTGCGGACAACATCAGTCGCAGCTGGGACGATCACGATTCTTCTTTTTGGCGCAGCAGCTGAGATGTTCGGAGTCGTTCCCTGTCTGCTCGCCGCTCTGCTGTTTGCCGTTGCTCCGTTGCCGGTCTACTACGACCGCTACTTCATCCATGAATCACTCTTCTGCGCAGCAACGTTCGCGCTGATACTGTCGAGTTGGCGCTCCTTCAATCGAAGATCAGTTGGTTACGCCGCTCTCGCCGGCGCATGCGTCGCGTTGATGGTTGCCTGCAAGGAAACCGCGATCCTTCACCTCTTCGCATTAACCGTTGCAGCCCTCGTGTCCAATGTGTGGGACCTGCGCGGCAAGAGCTTCACCAAATCATTCCGGCTCGGCCCGCTGCTGGCCGGCGTTTCCACGTTTCTGGCATTGATTGTCATCTTGTTCACGTGGTTCGGCAGAAACTGGAAATCCTTCTTTGCGTTGGAGCGTGTGGCTCCAAATGTCTTCGCTCGCTCGACTGGCCAGGGTCACGAACATCCCTTCTGGTACTTTGGAAAACTCCTTGTCAGCGGCTGGTCCGGCGGCGTGCTGGTTGGTCTTGCCTGCTTCGGCCTCTTCATCGCATTCAGAAAGCGGGATGCTTCCGCCTATCAGTTCCTTGCGTACTACGGATTGATTGTTGCCGCCATCTACAGCCTCATTCCCTATAAGACACCGTGGCTGGCGCTCAATCTTTGGCTTCCTCTCGCTCTACTCGCTGCGATGTCAGTGGAGTCAATCTGGTCCATGGCCGAAACACGGTTTGGCCATCGCGCTGCCGTTCTTTCCTTCGGCATCCCCGCAATGCTGCTGGGTTTGTTGATTGTCCACGATACGCGCCAGCGCGTCTTTCTCGCTCCAGTTGAGGAAAGCAATCCCTATGCCTATGCCCACACTTCGGATGACATCCTCTCACTCCCCAGTGAAATCGCAGATGCGGCTCGCCGGGAAGGCATAAACACTCCGCGCATCGCGGTGATCGCCTCTGATCCGTGGCCGCTTCCGTGGTACCTTCGCCAATTTCAACAAGTGGGCTTCTGGCAACCCGGCCAGCAAGTCCCGGCTGCAGACTTCTACATTACGTCTACCGAGGCCGCTGATCAGTATGCCGGTACATTGCGGGGCTTCCGGCCTGATTTTTTTGGGAGCCGCCCAGGCGTGCTCATCCTATTATGGCTGCCCGAGGGAAAGTGA
- a CDS encoding FAD:protein FMN transferase: MAEIHQFNHAAMATHFQARIASEERAYAAQAAQAAFDLVDTLESRLSRFRIDSDIARLADLKPGEKMRLSEPAFACLQIAKRMDEATQGAFCPTPGALKTQASLPKWDLMRGEHALLCIKGRLEFDLGAIGKGFALDRMAELLRQWDCPSFLLVAGGSSILAGDPPPDAPGWSCGLGEDNASQRFFLTHASLSGSGVAVKGAHILDPRTGKPALRQRRAWVLADTAAESDALSTACMVMGEPELQGMLAQNDTWLAFLETDQSARSIGRRVPPIEA, from the coding sequence ATGGCTGAGATCCATCAATTCAACCACGCCGCCATGGCGACTCACTTTCAAGCGCGTATCGCCAGCGAGGAGAGAGCATATGCCGCGCAGGCTGCACAGGCCGCTTTCGACCTTGTGGACACACTCGAATCGCGTCTAAGCCGTTTCCGCATCGACAGCGACATTGCCCGGCTCGCTGATCTCAAACCCGGTGAAAAAATGCGGTTGAGCGAGCCTGCCTTTGCCTGCCTGCAAATTGCGAAGCGGATGGATGAAGCTACACAGGGCGCGTTCTGTCCCACGCCCGGCGCGCTGAAAACCCAGGCCTCGCTTCCCAAGTGGGATTTGATGCGAGGCGAGCATGCACTTCTATGCATCAAGGGCCGGCTTGAATTCGATCTGGGCGCCATTGGAAAGGGATTTGCTCTCGACCGCATGGCTGAGCTGCTCCGTCAATGGGATTGCCCCTCGTTTTTGCTGGTCGCAGGCGGCAGCAGCATTCTTGCAGGAGACCCGCCTCCCGATGCCCCGGGCTGGTCATGTGGCTTGGGTGAAGACAACGCATCGCAGCGTTTTTTTCTGACTCATGCGTCATTGAGCGGTTCAGGAGTGGCAGTGAAAGGCGCTCATATTCTCGATCCGCGCACCGGCAAACCGGCATTGCGCCAAAGGCGGGCCTGGGTCCTTGCCGATACGGCAGCAGAATCCGACGCTCTCTCCACGGCTTGCATGGTTATGGGAGAGCCCGAATTACAGGGAATGCTTGCTCAGAACGACACATGGCTGGCGTTCCTCGAAACTGACCAATCTGCGAGATCGATTGGACGCCGGGTGCCGCCGATTGAAGCGTAG
- a CDS encoding alpha-galactosidase gives MGLGDRLSRRDLLRSGAVLVAGMACERSLRGEPHGDFEEPKDEAWELGNDLIRREVGFRPGIGLYTKQLSNKSTKTDLLVPGRDIAKARPEFSFNCDGKPCNSNSGAFELLGVSDASTGNGQSLSVRMKHKNIPLEVTALYSIYTGHGACRKSLVIKNTGDAPLSITHLMVETLELGLGPENEMTLWTQYGVVPREIFYTGRSEDACVMVVNGRTGDGVAILNEVPGYMKRTEVAGWDAENSVRVSAMYDTDVMPFERRLRPGEEFTTASASLLPFRRDDGFNDSRWRVPGYSAAVLERRIDKQGPPWIYNTWEPFERGINQEISMELIEAAGAMGIDIFTIDDGWQQEYGDNAVNLTAFPGGLDPILKAVEATGMRLGLWIPPAAIGMTTECYKAHPDWAALDLEGNRRRGPWRDRRR, from the coding sequence ATGGGATTGGGAGACAGGCTCAGCAGGAGAGATCTGCTCAGGTCAGGTGCTGTGCTGGTTGCAGGCATGGCGTGCGAACGCTCGCTACGCGGCGAGCCGCATGGCGACTTTGAAGAGCCGAAGGACGAAGCCTGGGAGTTGGGGAATGATCTGATTCGGCGCGAAGTGGGGTTCCGTCCGGGTATCGGTTTGTATACGAAACAGCTTTCGAACAAGTCGACAAAGACAGACCTTTTAGTTCCTGGGAGAGATATCGCGAAGGCGCGGCCGGAGTTTTCGTTCAACTGTGACGGGAAACCGTGCAACAGCAACAGCGGAGCCTTCGAGCTCCTGGGAGTGAGCGACGCAAGCACAGGCAACGGGCAGTCTCTTTCCGTGCGGATGAAGCACAAGAACATTCCGCTAGAGGTAACAGCGCTCTACTCGATTTACACAGGGCATGGAGCGTGCCGCAAGTCCCTGGTGATTAAGAACACGGGGGATGCCCCGCTCAGCATCACACATTTAATGGTGGAGACGCTGGAACTGGGGCTCGGGCCTGAGAACGAAATGACGCTGTGGACGCAATACGGCGTGGTTCCGCGGGAAATCTTCTATACGGGGCGCTCGGAAGATGCGTGTGTGATGGTGGTGAACGGGCGAACCGGGGATGGCGTGGCCATCCTCAACGAGGTTCCGGGGTATATGAAGCGCACCGAAGTGGCGGGGTGGGATGCAGAGAACAGCGTTCGGGTGAGCGCCATGTATGACACGGACGTGATGCCCTTTGAGCGGAGGCTTAGACCCGGCGAGGAGTTCACCACGGCAAGCGCGTCCCTGCTGCCGTTCAGGCGGGACGATGGGTTCAATGATTCGCGCTGGCGGGTGCCGGGCTATTCGGCCGCGGTGCTGGAGCGGCGCATCGATAAGCAGGGGCCACCGTGGATCTACAACACGTGGGAGCCGTTCGAGCGCGGCATCAACCAGGAGATCTCGATGGAGCTGATCGAGGCGGCTGGCGCAATGGGAATAGACATCTTCACCATCGACGATGGATGGCAGCAGGAGTACGGGGACAACGCGGTTAATCTGACGGCGTTTCCGGGCGGACTTGATCCAATTCTGAAGGCTGTGGAAGCGACGGGCATGCGTCTGGGGCTATGGATTCCGCCAGCCGCGATTGGAATGACGACGGAGTGTTACAAGGCGCACCCAGACTGGGCGGCGCTGGACCTCGAAGGCAACAGACGACGTGGACCATGGCGGGACAGAAGGCGGTGA
- a CDS encoding glycoside hydrolase family 140 protein — translation MDRRTFLGSAVAALGAETIAGVSVAEPLRSAMANPMPRIRVHSDGHLLSTEDGQPFFWMGDTAWELIHHTTREEASYYLHTRSRQGFTVIQTVVLSEFNGITEPSALGLKPLIDNDPRRPNPAYFDRVAEIVDEAAANGLYVALVPIWGDKLTAPWGSGPRLFRLDNLSDAHSFASYLAQRLGDRTNVLWILGGDRPPRLKGMNNDYLQEMGRSAGFPSDQDWTPIWREVASGLEEGLGRKPIIVYHPQGGKESSSVFLHNEPWLSINGMQSGHGGGHDIPVWEWIARDYAITPVKPTLDLEPNYEDHPYNPWPEWDPATGYFRDIDVRKQVYRSVFAGACGVTYGHHAVWGFANARNGTINHADRDWIDATQRPAGRQMQYLRALIESRPFFRRIPDQSVILGDAGIGGEHMQATRDREGSYAFVYFPINDLDATVDLGKLKASRIRAWWFDPRTGIGTLIGVMDGGKEKQFRTPSYGPDWVLVLDDASAEFPPPGLLR, via the coding sequence ATGGACCGTCGCACATTTCTTGGTTCGGCTGTGGCGGCATTAGGAGCCGAGACCATCGCTGGAGTTTCTGTCGCGGAGCCTCTTCGATCTGCAATGGCGAATCCCATGCCCCGGATACGCGTCCATTCGGATGGGCATCTTCTGTCAACGGAAGATGGTCAGCCTTTCTTCTGGATGGGCGATACCGCTTGGGAACTGATTCATCACACTACACGCGAAGAAGCCAGCTATTATCTGCACACTCGAAGCAGGCAAGGTTTCACGGTAATTCAGACGGTCGTTTTATCAGAGTTCAATGGAATCACGGAGCCCAGCGCACTTGGACTGAAACCTCTTATTGATAACGATCCGCGTCGCCCAAACCCGGCCTACTTTGATCGCGTCGCTGAGATAGTCGACGAGGCTGCGGCGAATGGCCTCTATGTAGCGTTGGTGCCCATTTGGGGCGACAAACTCACGGCGCCCTGGGGCAGTGGCCCCCGACTTTTTCGCCTGGACAACTTGAGCGATGCGCACTCATTCGCCAGTTACCTGGCGCAACGTCTCGGGGATCGAACCAACGTGCTCTGGATTCTGGGCGGAGACCGGCCCCCGCGACTCAAAGGGATGAACAACGACTATCTTCAGGAAATGGGCAGGTCAGCGGGCTTTCCTTCCGACCAGGACTGGACCCCCATCTGGCGCGAAGTGGCCAGCGGACTTGAAGAAGGGCTTGGCCGGAAGCCCATCATCGTCTACCACCCCCAAGGAGGGAAGGAGTCTTCATCGGTATTTCTTCACAACGAACCGTGGCTCTCCATCAATGGCATGCAGAGCGGTCATGGAGGCGGGCACGACATTCCTGTGTGGGAGTGGATTGCCCGCGACTATGCAATTACACCTGTAAAGCCCACCCTGGACCTTGAACCAAACTATGAAGATCATCCCTACAATCCATGGCCAGAGTGGGACCCGGCAACCGGATATTTTCGCGACATCGATGTGCGTAAGCAAGTTTATCGTTCGGTGTTTGCGGGCGCTTGCGGAGTTACATACGGCCATCACGCAGTATGGGGTTTTGCAAATGCGCGCAACGGAACTATTAATCACGCGGATCGCGACTGGATCGATGCGACGCAGCGCCCCGCGGGCCGTCAGATGCAGTATTTGCGCGCATTAATAGAATCGCGACCATTTTTCAGGAGAATTCCAGACCAGTCAGTGATTCTCGGCGATGCTGGAATAGGCGGGGAGCATATGCAGGCAACGCGCGACCGCGAGGGCAGCTATGCATTTGTCTACTTCCCCATCAACGATCTTGATGCAACGGTGGATTTAGGCAAACTGAAAGCAAGCAGAATTCGCGCTTGGTGGTTTGACCCGCGCACGGGAATCGGAACGCTGATCGGTGTGATGGATGGCGGGAAAGAAAAGCAGTTTCGCACGCCTTCCTACGGGCCCGATTGGGTGCTGGTCTTGGATGATGCATCAGCGGAGTTCCCCCCGCCGGGACTCTTGCGTTGA
- a CDS encoding sigma-70 family RNA polymerase sigma factor, with product MQADLTMGNLASAIAIRSEEAALIAELQAGSDEAFAWLINHYHQPIFSLLARMVHDRADAADLTQEVFVKVFRGVRHFHGESSLRTWIYRIALHEASNQRRWWMRHKVQEVPIEQEMTSSDFGSSCKLKETLIDPAESPFEMAMHQQNREIVEAALSQVSEPFRTTLILRDIEGFVYEEVAEIQGVNLGTVKSRLVRGRALLRAILMESQPGRKKATPAGIEISLGEEAR from the coding sequence ATGCAGGCGGATCTCACCATGGGTAATCTAGCTAGCGCGATCGCAATTCGATCAGAGGAAGCCGCACTGATTGCAGAACTGCAGGCAGGCTCAGACGAAGCGTTTGCGTGGCTGATCAACCACTACCACCAACCGATTTTTTCGCTGCTCGCGCGCATGGTGCACGACCGTGCGGACGCTGCCGACCTTACTCAGGAAGTTTTTGTAAAGGTGTTCCGTGGGGTGCGGCATTTTCATGGGGAGTCGTCTTTGCGCACCTGGATTTATCGCATCGCGCTGCACGAAGCTTCGAACCAGAGGCGCTGGTGGATGAGGCACAAAGTGCAGGAGGTTCCGATTGAACAGGAGATGACGTCAAGCGATTTCGGCTCTTCCTGCAAGCTGAAAGAGACACTGATCGATCCGGCTGAGTCGCCGTTTGAAATGGCGATGCATCAGCAAAACCGAGAGATTGTTGAAGCAGCACTAAGCCAGGTTTCGGAGCCGTTTCGTACTACGCTCATCCTTCGGGACATTGAGGGCTTTGTTTACGAGGAAGTGGCTGAGATTCAAGGGGTGAATCTCGGTACCGTGAAATCGAGACTCGTTCGCGGACGAGCGCTTCTGAGGGCCATTCTTATGGAGTCTCAGCCGGGCAGAAAGAAAGCGACGCCTGCCGGGATTGAGATCTCCCTGGGAGAGGAGGCGCGATGA